The Candidatus Hydrogenedens sp. genome includes the window ACCCTATACGGGAAAAGCAATAATGGTAACAGCGGAAGAATTATGTAAAGAAATGATGAGCAATGTCTTAGGTATTGATGAAGAAGAAACAGATATAGAAGTAGAGCCTAAGGATGCTCTTTGTGAGTTTTTAAATATTTTTTGTGGGAATTTTTTGACTTCATTAGCCGGGACGGAACCAGTTTTTGAACTTCAACCTCCTTCTGCGGATGAAATTAATGAAGAACAATGGGAAAAGATAAAACAGGATGAGAGTTTTGTTAAGTTAAGTTTAGACGATTATCCTTTATATATCTCTGTAGAATATAAAAAAGAATAGAAGGATATGCTATACAATGGGTGAGAGAAATATATCAGGGATAGATATTCCGGGTGTAACAAGACCTGTAAAAGTCCTTATTGTAGACGATTCTGCCATGGTGCGGAGCATACTTCAAAAAGAGCTGTCTAAAGATTCTAATATTGAAGTTATTGGTACAGCTCCAGACCCTTATGTCGCCCGTGATAAAATTATTCAGTTAAAGCCTGATGTCATTACATTGGATATAGAAATGCCAAGGATGGACGGTATAACCTTTCTTAAAAAATTAATGCAGTATTATCCCTTGCCTGTTATTATTGTTTCCTCCCTTACACCCAAAGGAGGGGAATTGGCAATGGAAGCACTTGAAGCAGGTGCCGTTGAAGTCTTATGCAAACCCGGAGCCGCATATACTGTAGGAGATATGTCCTTAGAATTAATAGATAAGATAAAAGCAGCGGCACGAGTGCGTGTGCAGAAAAAAGAAATAATCCCAAGTTCTGCGACTACTGCATATAAAAAATTATCTTTAACAAAAACAACGAATAAAGTTGTAGTGATAGGTGCTTCTACAGGAGGAACGGAAGCATTAGCCAAAGTTCTAAGGGTGCTTCCTCCTAATTCACCCGGAATTGCAATTGTTCAACACATGCCTGAACATTTTACTCGTTCTTTTGCTGACCGATTAAATGAACTATGTGACATTGAGGTAAAAGAAGCAAGTAATGGAGATTCAGTAATACCAGGACGGGCTTTGATTGCACCGGGGAACTATCACATGCTCTTAAAACGGTCAGGAGCCAATTACTATGTAGAGGTTAAATCGGGACCTTTAGTATCCAGACATCGCCCATCCGTTGATGTATTGTTCAAATCAGCAAGCCAATACGGCGGTAAAAATGTAGTCGGAGTAATTATGACGGGAATGGGAAAAGATGGGGCAGAGGGAATGAAGTTAATGCATGAACAAGGAGCAAAAACTATCGCTCAGGATGAATCAACCTGTGTCGTGTTTGGTATGCCGAAAGAGGCTATTGCATTAAATGCAGTGGATTATGTTTTGCCTTTAGATAAAATACCACAAAAAATTTTGGAACTTGCATCGGAATAAATAATTACTTTATGATATGCACGATTAACTATAGAAAGGAGGTGAAACAGAATAACCTGACTGATGTATAGGGAAGAACGGTGAAAGTCCGTCGCAGACGCGCTGCTGTAACCGGGGACGAAAATCACAAAAAGCCACTGTTATAACGGGAAGGCGTGATTAGTAGGATGAGCCGGAAGCCAGAAGACCAGCATGGGTCAGGAAGATTGACTGTAACAACTCGCGGAAAGGTTGTTGCGGGACGGCAATTTCCCCTCTGAAAAAGCCTACCTGCCTGCTTTTCCTCCCTTTAAGAAATGAAAAAACAAACCTTATTTAATTTTGTAACCAGAAGGAGGAAAATTATGTTTACCTATAACAGTATTAAATCTATTTTTATTTTCAGTTCATTTTTATTAGTATTAAATGTCGTTGCAGAGACAGTAATTCCTTTGCCCAATATACCTCAACCTGCGCCCGGTTCATACTTTGTTACCTCTGCTCCTCTTAATGATGGAACTTTCTTAATTTGGAATGGGAACCAGGTCTATAAACAGATTACTCCTAAAAATGATACCTATTCCTTAATTGCAGAAGGCTATCAAGGAGACCCTGCTTTTATTGCAATAAGTCCTGATGAAAAAAAAGCGATATTAGGACAAGGATATTTGGGAGATTTATATCTTCTTGACTTAACAAATCCCCAGAATTTCACACCAGCATCTATTATTGCAAATATCAGCCATTACTATGGCATTTACTTAACATCAGACCTGCTATTGCTTGATATTACAAAACCTGACTTCTCAGGTAGTGAAATCCATATTTTGCCCATAAACACAAAAAATGTAAGCACTACACAATTTGTTTTATCGAAACCTAAATCACCCAGTAAAGATATGGTGATTGACAAACCACCCTTTGCCTATTCTGCTACATTAGCAAAAGATGGCAATTGGGTATATATTACAGATGGAAATACCAGAGAAATACGGAAATTTTCAGTATCTTCGCTAATAAATGCATATAATACACATACAACCCTTAATTGGGAAACAGATGGAATTCTCATTGGAACATCTGGAATGTATTTTTCAGGAGGAGTTTCAGGAATTAGTGCCGATAATTTACTAATCATTGGTGGTTCTGAGGGATTTATGCTTCCGGGTGGAATACAGGAAGTAAATCCAACCACAGGTGAGATTGTTCGTGTTTGGGACCC containing:
- a CDS encoding chemotaxis protein CheX, producing MNQTDRTLIKKVLTDVAKEFAFMFADDWSEQQDVMPPYINAEMSFSGPYTGKAIMVTAEELCKEMMSNVLGIDEEETDIEVEPKDALCEFLNIFCGNFLTSLAGTEPVFELQPPSADEINEEQWEKIKQDESFVKLSLDDYPLYISVEYKKE
- a CDS encoding chemotaxis response regulator protein-glutamate methylesterase, whose translation is MGERNISGIDIPGVTRPVKVLIVDDSAMVRSILQKELSKDSNIEVIGTAPDPYVARDKIIQLKPDVITLDIEMPRMDGITFLKKLMQYYPLPVIIVSSLTPKGGELAMEALEAGAVEVLCKPGAAYTVGDMSLELIDKIKAAARVRVQKKEIIPSSATTAYKKLSLTKTTNKVVVIGASTGGTEALAKVLRVLPPNSPGIAIVQHMPEHFTRSFADRLNELCDIEVKEASNGDSVIPGRALIAPGNYHMLLKRSGANYYVEVKSGPLVSRHRPSVDVLFKSASQYGGKNVVGVIMTGMGKDGAEGMKLMHEQGAKTIAQDESTCVVFGMPKEAIALNAVDYVLPLDKIPQKILELASE